One Maribacter dokdonensis DSW-8 genomic region harbors:
- a CDS encoding DEAD/DEAH box helicase, with product MQETVFELQDRKTDKELYSYQQGAIQQIFDKFDSERDDYHLLYQLPTGGGKTVIFSEIVRQYLKNHNKKVLVMTHRIELCNQTSTMLTSFGVVNKVVNSKANLDDQERYSCYVAMVETLNNRLNDDQLDISDVGLVIIDEAHYNSFTKLFKFFENSFVLGVTATPLSSNKDLPMNKNYDELIPGETIENLIANDFLARAEVFHYDMGLTSLEIGSNGDYTVKSSADLYTSPAMLSKLLEAYTKHSKGKKTLIFNNGIETSIQVYHTFQAAGLNIMHLDNTATKKQRKQILKWFKETPDAILTSVSILTTGFDEPTIDTIILNRATKSLTLYYQMIGRGSRVLNNKSKFTVIDLGNNLYRFGPWGADLDWGAIFKSPNFYMDRIRDDEDIESDFKLELSDEVKAEFKNSKETYFDIKETYETATFAGESSKVVLERSIAQHAYICIENSEDVYDAIALAKLLKEDIDNRIHVYGKCISKSTYNFLSWLKDDYQKKLNAYLRENFDSVFEDIHGHPPED from the coding sequence ATGCAAGAGACAGTTTTTGAACTACAGGACAGAAAGACAGATAAAGAACTTTACAGCTACCAACAAGGAGCAATTCAACAAATATTTGACAAGTTCGATTCAGAACGAGATGATTACCACCTTCTATACCAATTACCAACGGGTGGTGGTAAAACCGTAATTTTCTCAGAAATTGTTCGCCAGTACCTTAAGAACCATAACAAGAAGGTTTTGGTTATGACTCACCGTATAGAGTTATGTAACCAAACTTCTACCATGCTTACAAGTTTTGGTGTTGTAAACAAGGTTGTGAACAGTAAGGCAAACCTTGATGACCAAGAGCGTTATAGCTGTTATGTTGCCATGGTTGAAACACTGAACAATAGGTTGAACGATGATCAGTTGGATATTTCTGATGTTGGTTTGGTCATTATTGATGAGGCTCACTATAATTCTTTCACCAAACTATTTAAGTTCTTTGAAAATTCGTTCGTACTTGGAGTAACGGCAACTCCGTTAAGTTCTAACAAGGATTTGCCAATGAACAAGAACTATGATGAACTTATACCTGGTGAAACCATAGAAAATCTTATTGCCAATGACTTTTTGGCAAGAGCAGAAGTGTTTCATTATGACATGGGACTAACTTCATTGGAAATTGGTTCTAACGGTGACTATACCGTTAAGTCATCTGCGGATCTTTATACAAGCCCGGCAATGTTGAGCAAGCTTTTAGAAGCTTACACCAAACATTCAAAAGGTAAAAAGACCTTAATTTTCAATAACGGTATTGAAACCTCCATACAAGTTTACCATACCTTTCAAGCTGCAGGTTTAAATATTATGCACCTTGATAATACCGCAACAAAAAAGCAGCGAAAACAAATTTTAAAATGGTTTAAAGAAACACCGGATGCCATATTAACTTCGGTTAGTATTTTAACAACTGGTTTTGATGAACCTACGATTGATACTATTATATTGAACAGGGCTACAAAATCTCTTACGCTTTACTATCAAATGATCGGTAGGGGATCTAGGGTCTTGAACAATAAATCCAAATTCACCGTAATCGACTTAGGTAACAACCTATATCGTTTTGGACCTTGGGGCGCAGATTTAGATTGGGGTGCAATTTTTAAATCGCCCAATTTCTACATGGATCGCATACGTGATGATGAAGATATTGAGAGCGATTTTAAACTTGAACTTTCAGATGAAGTCAAAGCTGAGTTCAAAAACTCCAAAGAAACCTATTTTGATATTAAGGAAACTTACGAAACTGCAACATTTGCAGGGGAATCTTCTAAAGTAGTTCTTGAACGATCTATAGCTCAACACGCATACATTTGTATTGAAAACAGTGAAGATGTCTATGATGCCATAGCATTGGCAAAGCTATTAAAAGAAGATATTGATAATAGAATTCACGTTTACGGAAAATGTATTAGCAAAAGCACCTATAACTTTTTAAGTTGGCTAAAAGATGATTATCAAAAGAAACTAAATGCTTATTTACGTGAGAATTTTGATTCTGTTTTTGAAGATATACATGGTCACCCGCCAGAAGATTAA
- a CDS encoding carboxymuconolactone decarboxylase family protein, which yields MSTFNVPTREEVSEKNQGIFDNLEKALGFVPNLYATYANSDTALENYLNFANAKTSLSAKEKEVVNLAVSQVNNCIYCLSAHTAIGKMNGFTDEQILELRAGKASFDTKLNALAKLAKNITENRGRTDEDVLNDYFAAGYTKANLIDTISLVGDKTISNYIHSTTQVPVDFPVAPSL from the coding sequence ATGAGCACATTTAATGTACCAACAAGAGAAGAAGTAAGCGAGAAAAATCAAGGTATTTTCGATAATTTGGAAAAAGCATTAGGCTTTGTTCCTAATTTATATGCCACATATGCCAATAGCGATACCGCATTAGAAAACTACTTGAATTTTGCAAATGCCAAAACTTCATTATCAGCTAAGGAGAAAGAAGTTGTCAATTTAGCGGTAAGCCAAGTTAACAATTGTATTTACTGTTTATCGGCACATACAGCCATTGGTAAAATGAACGGTTTTACAGATGAACAAATTTTAGAGCTTAGAGCAGGAAAAGCCTCTTTTGATACTAAATTAAATGCACTTGCAAAATTAGCGAAGAATATTACTGAAAATAGAGGCCGCACTGATGAGGACGTATTGAACGATTATTTTGCGGCAGGTTATACAAAAGCCAATTTAATAGATACAATATCATTGGTTGGTGATAAAACAATTTCCAACTATATACACAGTACTACACAGGTTCCGGTTGATTTTCCTGTAGCACCATCTTTATAA
- a CDS encoding helix-turn-helix domain-containing protein: MQEVFKDFSTGGLLKIGNEALLENYEKPKQAGLYIFIRTTSNKATIEVDGIPYIISEHSLLALTPIQFIHFVEGKDLIVYQFNREFYCIKDHDQEVSCAGLLFFSNAHFPLIDLGENEQRKFNTLHEVFVDELNTEDTIQAEMLRMLMARFMIMSTRLLKAKEGFGSAASDVKLDLLRSYNLLVEAHFKEEHSVSFYADKLFKSPKTLSNTFAKFNTTPLQIIHERIVLEAKRLLIYTDKTAKEIAYEIGFEDASHLSRLFKKLTSLSPSQFKKQLTKAV; encoded by the coding sequence ATGCAAGAAGTTTTTAAGGATTTTAGTACTGGCGGATTACTAAAAATTGGTAACGAAGCTTTGTTGGAGAATTACGAAAAACCAAAACAAGCCGGACTCTATATTTTTATTAGAACTACAAGTAATAAAGCCACTATTGAGGTAGATGGCATACCATATATTATTTCAGAACATAGTCTGCTTGCGTTGACACCAATTCAATTTATTCATTTTGTTGAGGGTAAAGATTTAATTGTTTATCAGTTCAATAGAGAGTTTTATTGCATTAAAGACCATGACCAAGAAGTAAGTTGTGCTGGGTTGTTATTTTTTAGCAATGCACATTTTCCATTAATAGATTTAGGAGAAAATGAACAACGAAAGTTTAATACCCTTCATGAGGTTTTTGTGGATGAATTAAATACGGAAGATACGATACAAGCCGAAATGCTACGAATGCTTATGGCTCGTTTTATGATAATGAGCACAAGGCTGCTTAAGGCAAAAGAAGGATTTGGAAGTGCTGCCAGTGATGTAAAGCTAGATTTGCTAAGGTCATATAATTTGTTGGTAGAAGCCCATTTTAAAGAGGAGCATTCTGTCTCTTTTTACGCGGATAAGTTATTTAAATCTCCTAAGACCCTTTCAAATACCTTTGCAAAATTCAATACTACTCCTTTACAAATAATACATGAACGCATAGTTCTTGAGGCTAAAAGACTACTTATTTATACCGATAAAACAGCAAAGGAAATTGCTTATGAAATTGGTTTTGAAGATGCATCTCATCTAAGTAGGCTATTTAAAAAATTGACAAGCCTCTCTCCTTCTCAATTTAAGAAACAACTGACAAAAGCCGTTTAG